A region of Nocardioides alkalitolerans DNA encodes the following proteins:
- the hemC gene encoding hydroxymethylbilane synthase, whose protein sequence is MTAPLRPLRLGTRASALAMTQSGHVADALRERLGREVELVEVTTHGDVSRAPLAQIGGTGVFVSALRDALLAGEVDLAVHSLKDLPTTPADGIALAAVPPREDSRDVVIARDGLTLGELPVGSRVGTGSPRRAAQLAALGLGLEIVPIRGNVDTRIGKIAAGEVDAVLLARAGLARLGRVDEVTEVIDPFQMLPAPGQGALAVECRSDDVSLVEALSVLDDPATRAAVTAERAVLATLEAGCSAPVGALGEVVEGDDDEELWVRAVVLSLDGALSIRMSATGSPGDAFGVGSRLGQEMLADGAADLMEGPQPGGPDRVGEQHA, encoded by the coding sequence GTGACCGCCCCGCTGCGCCCCCTCCGCCTGGGCACCCGCGCCTCGGCGCTCGCGATGACCCAGTCCGGCCACGTCGCCGACGCGCTGCGCGAGCGGCTCGGTCGTGAGGTCGAGCTCGTCGAGGTCACCACCCACGGCGACGTGTCCCGCGCCCCGCTCGCGCAGATCGGCGGCACGGGCGTGTTCGTGAGCGCCCTGCGCGACGCGCTCCTCGCGGGCGAGGTCGACCTCGCCGTGCACTCGCTCAAGGACCTGCCCACGACCCCGGCCGACGGCATCGCGCTGGCCGCGGTCCCGCCCCGGGAGGACTCGCGCGACGTCGTGATCGCCCGCGACGGCCTCACCCTCGGCGAGCTGCCCGTCGGCAGCCGCGTCGGCACGGGCTCGCCGCGCCGCGCGGCCCAGCTGGCCGCGCTGGGCCTCGGTCTCGAGATCGTGCCGATCCGCGGCAACGTCGACACCCGCATCGGCAAGATCGCCGCCGGCGAGGTGGACGCGGTGCTGCTGGCCCGCGCCGGCCTCGCGCGGCTCGGCCGCGTCGACGAGGTCACCGAGGTGATCGACCCGTTCCAGATGCTCCCGGCCCCGGGCCAGGGAGCGCTCGCCGTCGAGTGCCGCTCCGACGACGTCTCGCTCGTCGAGGCGCTGTCGGTGCTCGACGACCCCGCCACCCGGGCGGCCGTCACCGCCGAGCGTGCCGTGCTGGCCACGCTCGAGGCCGGCTGCTCCGCGCCCGTCGGCGCGCTGGGCGAGGTCGTCGAGGGCGACGACGACGAGGAGCTCTGGGTGCGTGCGGTGGTGCTGTCCCTGGACGGCGCCCTCAGCATCCGGATGTCCGCCACCGGCTCCCCCGGCGACGCCTTCGGCGTCGGGAGCCGCCTCGGCCAGGAGATGCTGGCCGACGGTGCCGCCGATCTGATGGAAGGCCCTCAGCCAGGGGGTCCCGACCGAGTGGGAGAGCAGCACGCATGA
- the hemB gene encoding porphobilinogen synthase, which yields MQDGTRAGLVRPPVESPYLRPRRLRRTPALRELVAETTLRAGQLVLPVFVREGAETPVPISSMPGVVQHTRDSLRAAAVEAAELGLGGIMLFGVPTSKDAVGSGAVDPDGVLNAAIADVAAEVGDALPVMADLCLDEFTDHGHCGVLDAAGRVDNDATLEVYAEMARAQAAAGAAVLGPSGMMDGQVAVIRDALDGVGATDVAIMAYSAKYASAFYGPFREAVDSSLVGDRRTYQQDARNALEGVREAQLDVAEGADLVMVKPALAYLDVVRRVRDAVDVPVAAYNISGEYAMVEAAAANGWIDREAAILETLVSIRRAGADVVLTYWAAEAARLLR from the coding sequence GTGCAGGACGGCACGCGGGCGGGCCTGGTGCGCCCGCCCGTGGAGTCGCCGTACCTGCGTCCGCGCCGCCTGCGCCGCACGCCCGCGCTCCGGGAGCTGGTCGCCGAGACCACGCTCCGGGCGGGGCAGCTCGTGCTCCCCGTGTTCGTGCGGGAGGGTGCGGAGACGCCGGTGCCGATCAGCTCCATGCCGGGCGTCGTGCAGCACACGCGCGACTCGCTGCGCGCGGCCGCCGTCGAGGCGGCGGAGCTCGGGCTGGGCGGCATCATGCTCTTCGGCGTGCCCACGTCGAAGGACGCGGTGGGCTCCGGTGCCGTCGACCCCGACGGCGTGCTCAACGCCGCCATCGCGGACGTCGCGGCCGAGGTCGGCGACGCCCTGCCCGTGATGGCCGACCTCTGCCTCGACGAGTTCACCGACCACGGCCACTGCGGCGTGCTCGACGCGGCCGGCCGTGTCGACAACGACGCGACGCTCGAGGTGTACGCCGAGATGGCGCGCGCGCAGGCCGCCGCCGGCGCCGCGGTGCTCGGGCCCAGCGGGATGATGGACGGCCAGGTCGCCGTCATCCGCGACGCGCTCGACGGGGTGGGTGCCACCGACGTGGCGATCATGGCGTACTCGGCGAAGTACGCCTCCGCGTTCTACGGCCCCTTCCGCGAGGCCGTCGACTCGTCCCTGGTGGGCGACCGACGCACGTACCAGCAGGACGCCCGCAACGCGCTCGAGGGCGTGCGCGAGGCCCAGCTGGACGTCGCCGAGGGCGCGGACCTGGTGATGGTGAAGCCCGCGCTGGCCTACCTCGACGTCGTGCGCCGCGTGCGGGACGCCGTCGACGTGCCGGTGGCGGCCTACAACATCTCGGGGGAGTACGCGATGGTCGAGGCCGCCGCGGCCAACGGCTGGATCGACCGCGAGGCCGCGATCCTCGAGACGCTGGTCTCGATCCGCCGGGCCGGCGCCGACGTGGTGCTGACCTACTGGGCGGCCGAGGCCGCTCGACTGCTGCGCTGA
- a CDS encoding lytic transglycosylase domain-containing protein — MSNSKFARWQKATALAPMAALSAAATVVVAGSGGPVGTLTAADDTVTEGAIAVPTDAVETPASVSVPDAVTPTTDPQIVSASSTSGIPAVALGAYQRAQTIINGADTSCRISWQLIAAIGRVESDHGRFGGGQLSDEGIATPGIFGIPLDGSNGTSRILDTDAGELDNDATYDRAVGPMQFIPSTWRVIAVDANGDGVRDPQNIHDAALGTAVYLCSGTEDLSTEAGKRAAVLRYNRSEEYVNLVLAIEQAYLDGEYTSVPNAVASANYFVPDPVRPQSGGSVDSADPGTVGGGNGTGSTPGAGGTGGSGSTGGSGSNGGSTGGSGGTGGSDGGSTGGSGGTGGGSTGGGTVPVPTPTPTPTPSEPKDGGLADLPTDPVGTVGGVVTDPIGTVGNTLTWLQASVSCNAQGKFDNPFKTNDPWDLCMKALGY; from the coding sequence ATGAGCAACAGCAAGTTCGCGCGCTGGCAGAAGGCGACGGCGCTCGCGCCGATGGCAGCGCTGTCCGCTGCCGCCACGGTCGTCGTCGCCGGCTCGGGCGGACCCGTCGGCACCCTCACGGCCGCCGACGACACGGTGACCGAGGGCGCCATCGCGGTCCCCACCGACGCGGTCGAGACCCCGGCGAGCGTCTCGGTCCCCGACGCGGTGACGCCGACCACCGACCCGCAGATCGTCAGCGCGTCCAGCACCAGCGGCATCCCGGCCGTCGCGCTCGGCGCCTACCAGCGGGCCCAGACGATCATCAACGGCGCCGACACCTCGTGCCGCATCTCGTGGCAGCTCATCGCCGCGATCGGTCGCGTCGAGTCCGACCACGGGCGCTTCGGCGGCGGGCAGCTCTCCGACGAGGGCATCGCCACCCCGGGCATCTTCGGCATCCCTCTCGACGGCTCCAACGGCACGTCGCGCATCCTCGACACCGACGCCGGCGAGCTGGACAACGACGCGACCTACGACCGTGCGGTCGGCCCCATGCAGTTCATCCCCTCCACGTGGCGCGTCATCGCGGTGGACGCCAACGGCGACGGCGTGCGCGACCCCCAGAACATCCACGACGCGGCGCTGGGCACGGCGGTCTACCTCTGCTCCGGCACCGAGGACCTCTCCACCGAGGCCGGCAAGCGTGCGGCCGTGCTGCGCTACAACCGCAGCGAGGAGTACGTGAACCTCGTCCTCGCGATCGAGCAGGCCTACCTCGACGGCGAGTACACGTCGGTGCCCAACGCGGTCGCGTCGGCCAACTACTTCGTGCCCGACCCGGTGCGCCCGCAGAGCGGCGGATCCGTGGACTCGGCCGACCCCGGCACCGTCGGCGGTGGCAACGGCACCGGCTCGACGCCCGGCGCGGGTGGCACCGGCGGCTCGGGCAGCACCGGCGGCTCGGGCAGCAACGGCGGCAGCACGGGCGGCTCCGGCGGCACCGGCGGCTCGGACGGCGGCAGCACGGGCGGCTCCGGCGGCACCGGTGGCGGCTCCACCGGCGGCGGCACGGTGCCCGTCCCGACGCCCACCCCGACGCCCACCCCGAGCGAGCCGAAGGACGGCGGCCTCGCCGACCTCCCGACCGACCCGGTGGGCACCGTCGGCGGCGTCGTCACCGACCCGATCGGCACCGTCGGCAACACGCTCACCTGGCTGCAGGCCAGCGTCTCGTGCAACGCCCAGGGCAAGTTCGACAACCCCTTCAAGACGAACGACCCGTGGGACCTGTGCATGAAGGCGCTCGGCTACTGA
- the hemL gene encoding glutamate-1-semialdehyde 2,1-aminomutase, which produces MTAPTSRPTARSADLFARASAVTPGGVNSPVRAFGAVGGTPRFIASAQGAWLTDVDGNEYVDLVGSWGPMLLGHAHPEVLEAVQAAVARGTSYGTPTEPEVLLAEEIVARTPVERVRFTSSGTEATMSAIRLARGATGRDVVVKFAGCYHGHVDALLASAGSGLATFAVPGTPGVPQSATDLTMVLPYNDRAAVERVFAEHGDRIACVITEATPGNMGVVNPEPGFNAFLAATCAAHGALFVSDEVMTGFRATKQGGWGLDGAVEGWVPDLMTFGKVMGGGLPAAAFGGRADLMGMLSPEGPVYQAGTLSGNPVATTAGLTTLRLATDEVYAHVDAVATTISEAASAALGEAGVPHLVQRAGTMFSIFLLEPGSTLTAVRDFDEAGRQHLPAYAAFFHAMLDAGVHLPPSAYEVWFCSAAHDERAVQHVLDALPAAARAAAATYGTSA; this is translated from the coding sequence GTGACTGCCCCGACCTCCCGTCCGACAGCACGCTCCGCCGACCTCTTCGCGCGGGCGTCGGCGGTGACCCCGGGCGGCGTCAACTCGCCCGTCCGCGCCTTCGGTGCCGTCGGCGGGACGCCCCGGTTCATCGCCTCCGCGCAGGGCGCCTGGCTCACCGACGTGGACGGCAACGAGTACGTCGACCTCGTGGGCTCCTGGGGCCCGATGCTGCTCGGCCACGCCCACCCCGAGGTGCTCGAGGCGGTCCAGGCCGCGGTCGCACGGGGCACGTCCTACGGGACGCCGACCGAGCCCGAGGTCCTCCTGGCGGAGGAGATCGTCGCGCGCACACCGGTCGAGCGGGTGCGCTTCACCTCGTCGGGCACGGAGGCGACGATGTCGGCCATCCGGCTCGCGCGCGGTGCGACGGGGCGCGACGTCGTCGTGAAGTTCGCCGGTTGCTACCACGGCCACGTCGACGCGCTGCTCGCCAGCGCCGGCTCGGGCCTGGCCACCTTCGCGGTGCCCGGCACCCCCGGGGTGCCGCAGAGCGCGACCGACCTGACGATGGTGCTGCCCTACAACGACCGCGCCGCGGTCGAGCGGGTCTTCGCCGAGCACGGCGACCGCATCGCCTGCGTCATCACGGAGGCGACGCCGGGCAACATGGGCGTCGTCAACCCGGAGCCCGGGTTCAACGCCTTCCTCGCGGCCACCTGCGCCGCGCACGGCGCCCTGTTCGTCTCCGACGAGGTGATGACGGGGTTCCGCGCCACCAAGCAGGGCGGGTGGGGGCTGGACGGTGCGGTCGAGGGCTGGGTGCCCGACCTCATGACGTTCGGGAAGGTGATGGGCGGCGGGCTCCCCGCCGCGGCGTTCGGGGGGCGCGCCGACCTCATGGGCATGCTGTCGCCCGAGGGGCCCGTCTACCAGGCCGGCACGCTGTCGGGGAACCCGGTCGCGACGACCGCGGGCCTCACCACGCTGCGGCTCGCCACCGACGAGGTCTACGCCCACGTCGACGCCGTGGCGACGACGATCAGCGAGGCCGCCTCCGCGGCGCTCGGCGAGGCCGGGGTGCCCCACCTCGTGCAGCGCGCCGGCACCATGTTCTCGATCTTCCTGCTGGAGCCGGGCTCGACGCTCACGGCCGTGCGGGACTTCGACGAGGCGGGGCGCCAGCACCTGCCCGCCTACGCGGCCTTCTTCCATGCCATGCTCGACGCCGGGGTGCACCTGCCCCCGTCGGCGTACGAGGTGTGGTTCTGCTCCGCCGCCCACGACGAGCGCGCCGTCCAGCACGTGCTGGACGCGCTCCCCGCAGCAGCCCGGGCCGCGGCCGCGACGTACGGAACGTCCGCCTGA
- a CDS encoding uroporphyrinogen-III synthase produces the protein MTRRTAGSKDRTTAAPGGSPAGATGTPDGGWVSFVGSGPGDPGLLTVRALDLLRAADVVVTEAPDHEVLVRSVLGIPTPTVVTDADGNETVVDEGPVFLDGGFGDDGQPLTHAARAKVLLKPAKAGKHVVRLMTGDPFLYASGPEEAQACVKAGIGFEIVPGVSAATAVPAYAGIPLTTRSHREVTVVSCTDKVDWSQYADGRTLVLLSSVGPIADVASALVAAGRPASTPVAMTRVGTTTEQVTVTSTLENIAADARAAKIQPPAVTVVGEVVDLRETLSWFETKPLFGWRVLVPRTKDQAGPLSARLRGYGGVPEEVPTISVEPPRNPQQMDKAVRGLVEGRYEWIAFTSANAVRAVREKFEEYGLDARAFSGLKIAAVGDKTAEAIGAWGLRADLVPTGEQSAAGLLEVWPEYDEVLDPINRVFLPRADIATENLVAGLIDLGWECDDVTAYRTVRAAPPAAPVRDAIKTGKFDAVVFTSSSTVRNLVGIAGKPHPSTVIAVIGPATAKTAEEHGLRVDVMAPSPSAEVLADALADFGAARRLALVESGQPVTKPSDRKTTSRRKVSN, from the coding sequence ATGACGCGACGTACCGCAGGGAGCAAAGACCGCACCACCGCCGCGCCGGGCGGCTCGCCGGCCGGCGCGACCGGCACGCCCGACGGGGGCTGGGTGTCGTTCGTCGGCAGCGGCCCCGGTGACCCGGGCCTGCTGACCGTCCGCGCGCTGGACCTCCTCCGGGCCGCCGACGTGGTGGTCACGGAGGCCCCCGACCACGAGGTCCTCGTGCGCTCGGTGCTGGGCATCCCGACGCCGACCGTCGTCACCGACGCGGACGGCAACGAGACCGTCGTCGACGAGGGCCCGGTCTTCCTCGACGGCGGCTTCGGCGACGACGGCCAGCCGCTGACCCACGCCGCCCGCGCGAAGGTGCTGCTCAAGCCCGCCAAGGCCGGCAAGCACGTCGTGCGGCTCATGACGGGCGACCCGTTCCTCTACGCATCGGGTCCCGAGGAGGCGCAGGCGTGCGTCAAGGCGGGCATCGGGTTCGAGATCGTCCCCGGCGTCTCCGCGGCGACCGCGGTGCCGGCGTACGCCGGGATCCCGCTCACCACCCGCAGCCACCGCGAGGTGACCGTGGTGTCGTGCACCGACAAGGTCGACTGGAGCCAGTACGCCGACGGTCGCACCCTCGTGCTCCTCAGCTCGGTCGGTCCGATCGCCGACGTCGCCTCCGCGCTCGTCGCCGCCGGTCGCCCGGCGTCGACGCCGGTCGCGATGACGCGCGTCGGCACGACCACCGAGCAGGTCACGGTGACCTCGACGCTGGAGAACATCGCGGCCGACGCCCGCGCCGCGAAGATCCAGCCGCCGGCCGTCACGGTCGTCGGCGAGGTCGTCGACCTGCGCGAGACGCTGTCGTGGTTCGAGACCAAGCCGCTGTTCGGCTGGCGCGTGCTGGTGCCGCGCACCAAGGACCAGGCGGGTCCGCTGTCGGCCCGGCTGCGCGGCTACGGCGGCGTGCCGGAGGAGGTGCCGACCATCTCGGTCGAGCCGCCCCGCAACCCGCAGCAGATGGACAAGGCCGTCCGTGGCCTCGTCGAGGGCCGCTACGAGTGGATCGCCTTCACCTCGGCCAACGCGGTGCGCGCCGTCCGCGAGAAGTTCGAGGAGTACGGCCTCGACGCCCGTGCCTTCTCGGGCCTGAAGATCGCGGCGGTGGGCGACAAGACCGCCGAGGCGATCGGCGCCTGGGGCCTGCGCGCCGACCTGGTGCCCACGGGCGAGCAGTCGGCCGCCGGCCTGCTCGAGGTGTGGCCGGAGTACGACGAGGTGCTCGACCCCATCAACCGGGTCTTCCTCCCGCGGGCGGACATCGCGACCGAGAACCTGGTCGCCGGTCTCATCGACCTGGGCTGGGAGTGCGACGACGTGACGGCCTACCGCACGGTGCGCGCCGCGCCGCCGGCCGCGCCCGTCCGTGACGCCATCAAGACCGGCAAGTTCGACGCCGTGGTCTTCACGTCGTCCTCGACGGTCCGCAACCTGGTCGGCATCGCCGGCAAGCCGCACCCGTCGACGGTCATCGCCGTCATCGGTCCGGCGACGGCGAAGACGGCGGAGGAGCACGGCCTGCGGGTCGACGTGATGGCTCCGTCGCCCTCCGCCGAGGTGCTGGCCGACGCGCTGGCCGACTTCGGTGCGGCCCGCCGCCTGGCGCTGGTCGAGTCGGGCCAGCCGGTGACCAAGCCGTCGGACCGCAAGACCACCTCGCGCCGCAAGGTCTCGAACTGA